The following coding sequences are from one Formosa haliotis window:
- the bcp gene encoding thioredoxin-dependent thiol peroxidase → MTTLKIGDAAPNFTAKDQDGNIISLNDYKGKKLVIFFYPKASTPGCTVEACNLRDNFERFQALNYEILGVSADSEKRQSNFKTKHEFQYPLLADEDKTVINAFGVWGAKKFMGREYDGIHRTTFVINEEGIIEDVISKVKTKAHAEQILG, encoded by the coding sequence ATGACGACTTTAAAAATTGGAGATGCTGCTCCAAATTTCACAGCCAAGGATCAAGATGGCAATATAATTTCATTAAACGATTATAAAGGAAAAAAACTTGTAATTTTTTTCTATCCTAAAGCAAGTACTCCTGGTTGTACTGTAGAAGCTTGTAATTTGCGCGATAATTTTGAGCGTTTTCAAGCATTAAATTACGAAATTCTTGGCGTGAGTGCCGATAGTGAAAAACGACAATCTAATTTTAAAACAAAACATGAATTTCAGTATCCTTTATTAGCAGATGAAGACAAAACTGTAATTAATGCCTTTGGAGTTTGGGGGGCAAAAAAATTCATGGGTCGCGAATACGACGGTATTCATAGAACCACTTTTGTAATTAATGAAGAGGGTATTATTGAGGATGTTATTTCTAAAGTAAAAACAAAAGCCCACGCCGAACAAATTTTAGGCTAA
- a CDS encoding cysteine desulfurase family protein: protein MKKVYLDSAATTKIRTEVIDDMTRVMQEVYGNPSSSHSFGRSAKTLVETARKTIAKRLNVTTSEIVFTSGGTEADNLVLLSAVKDLGVTRIITSKIEHHAVLHTVDYLEKAYGVTVDYVDLDNNGEVVISSLEQLLSTSEAKTLVSLMHVNNEIGNLLDLKHVAQLCKAHNAYFHSDTVQSVGHFELDLQDIPVDFIAVSAHKFHGPKGVGFAFIRKHSNLKPMIHGGEQERGLRAGTEAVHNIVGLETAFKLAYKNLEKEREFVSQLKTYFCNEIMQLSPLVKFNGFSGNMEKSTYTLINVCLPIEARKSDMLLFQLDLKGIACSRGSACQSGALKGSHVLNEILNEADKRKVSLRFSFSHFNTFEDVDYAIEVLKACIN, encoded by the coding sequence ATGAAAAAGGTGTATTTAGACAGTGCGGCAACTACAAAAATAAGAACAGAAGTTATTGATGATATGACTCGTGTAATGCAAGAGGTTTACGGGAATCCGTCATCTTCCCATAGCTTTGGACGCTCTGCTAAAACTTTGGTGGAAACAGCTAGAAAAACGATTGCTAAGCGTTTAAATGTTACGACTTCTGAAATAGTTTTTACTTCGGGTGGGACAGAAGCCGATAATTTAGTGCTATTGAGCGCTGTTAAAGATTTAGGTGTTACTCGAATTATTACTTCTAAAATAGAACATCACGCCGTATTACATACCGTAGACTACTTAGAAAAAGCTTATGGTGTTACAGTCGATTATGTAGACTTAGATAACAATGGAGAAGTAGTTATTTCGAGTTTAGAACAATTGTTATCGACTTCTGAAGCAAAAACACTCGTCAGTTTAATGCATGTAAATAACGAAATAGGAAATCTCCTAGATCTTAAACACGTTGCACAACTTTGTAAAGCACATAACGCCTATTTTCATAGCGATACCGTACAATCTGTTGGACATTTTGAATTAGATTTACAGGACATTCCTGTGGATTTTATCGCGGTTAGCGCTCATAAATTTCATGGTCCTAAAGGTGTTGGCTTTGCATTTATAAGAAAGCATTCTAATTTAAAACCGATGATTCATGGAGGTGAGCAAGAACGTGGACTACGAGCTGGCACCGAAGCGGTACATAATATTGTGGGTTTAGAAACAGCATTTAAACTTGCTTATAAAAACTTAGAGAAGGAACGTGAATTTGTAAGCCAATTAAAAACATATTTCTGTAACGAAATTATGCAACTATCGCCACTAGTTAAGTTTAACGGGTTTTCTGGGAATATGGAAAAATCTACTTATACTTTAATAAATGTTTGTTTACCGATAGAGGCAAGGAAATCGGATATGTTGTTGTTTCAACTAGATTTAAAAGGGATAGCCTGTTCTAGAGGAAGTGCTTGCCAAAGCGGTGCTTTGAAAGGTTCTCATGTATTAAACGAAATTTTAAACGAAGCCGATAAAAGAAAAGTTTCTCTTCGGTTTTCGTTCAGTCATTTTAACACGTTTGAAGATGTAGATTATGCTATCGAGGTTTTAAAAGCATGCATAAACTAA
- a CDS encoding NUDIX domain-containing protein: MKYKIVKEDIVYDDYFKIKKATVLHDTFDGNGQIEVVRQSFERGNAIAIVLVEKDTDTLLLINQFRYPIVTDPNCDGWMLEIVAGSLEAGEDPINCAKREVEEEIGYEVKSMEFMGEYFASPGGTSEKVNAFYAEVNSTDKIFKGGGLDAEQEDIQLVKLPLSEIKNKLNANAFKDAKTIIALQWLLLNKL; this comes from the coding sequence ATGAAATACAAAATAGTTAAAGAGGACATCGTTTACGACGATTATTTTAAAATAAAAAAAGCAACTGTTTTACACGATACTTTTGATGGCAACGGACAAATAGAAGTGGTTAGGCAAAGTTTTGAACGCGGGAATGCTATTGCCATTGTTTTGGTTGAAAAAGATACAGATACCTTATTATTAATAAACCAATTTAGATACCCAATTGTAACCGATCCGAATTGCGATGGTTGGATGTTAGAAATTGTTGCCGGTTCTCTTGAAGCTGGCGAAGACCCAATAAACTGTGCTAAACGTGAAGTTGAAGAAGAAATTGGATACGAAGTTAAATCTATGGAATTTATGGGCGAGTATTTCGCTTCTCCAGGAGGTACTTCAGAAAAGGTCAATGCCTTTTATGCTGAAGTAAACTCAACCGACAAAATTTTTAAAGGTGGCGGACTAGATGCCGAGCAAGAAGATATTCAATTAGTTAAACTTCCGCTTTCCGAAATTAAAAATAAACTTAACGCCAACGCTTTTAAAGATGCAAAAACCATTATAGCATTGCAATGGCTACTACTAAATAAATTATAA
- a CDS encoding DUF3667 domain-containing protein produces the protein MSKTCKNCEFIFDDTFNYCPNCGQNYNEDLTVGVIFKNTIHNYFSVDARFFKSFFPLLFKPGFLPLKFVEGKRLTYLHPAQFYLFASVVFFFLFSFEIREQEQRVDQTVFKTWDTDIVTNEASDTLVNQQSKTDEQGEIELKLGDKNELRLESKTLDSLVRVGATSENVLKVMGVSPNASRMEKKIYTQLFKFYKHKSSTPLIDTFYNYVPISLFVLLPIFAFFLKLAFRKKGAFAHHLVFSLYYFAFLFVMFTCFTLVHLFIEFPSNINLIIGCIGFVYLYIAVLKFYKPRKLSALLKTSLVTILFIALVIPVAFIIIGTAAFMFY, from the coding sequence ATGAGTAAGACCTGTAAAAATTGTGAATTTATATTTGATGATACTTTTAATTATTGTCCGAATTGCGGACAAAATTACAATGAGGATTTAACCGTAGGTGTTATTTTTAAAAATACAATTCATAATTATTTCTCGGTAGACGCTCGTTTTTTTAAAAGCTTTTTTCCTTTACTTTTTAAACCAGGTTTTTTACCCTTAAAATTTGTTGAAGGTAAACGGTTAACCTATTTGCATCCAGCTCAGTTTTATTTATTTGCTAGTGTGGTGTTCTTTTTTCTGTTTTCTTTTGAAATAAGAGAACAAGAGCAACGCGTAGATCAAACTGTATTTAAGACTTGGGATACAGATATAGTTACCAATGAAGCTTCAGATACTTTAGTAAATCAACAAAGCAAAACAGATGAACAAGGTGAAATTGAGTTAAAACTAGGCGATAAAAACGAATTAAGGTTAGAGAGTAAGACTTTAGATTCTTTGGTTAGAGTGGGAGCTACGAGTGAAAATGTACTTAAGGTAATGGGTGTAAGTCCAAACGCCAGTAGGATGGAGAAAAAAATATACACACAATTATTTAAATTTTATAAGCATAAAAGTAGCACGCCTTTAATAGATACATTTTATAATTATGTGCCTATATCGCTCTTTGTTTTACTACCTATTTTTGCTTTCTTTTTAAAACTTGCTTTTCGTAAAAAAGGGGCTTTTGCGCATCATTTGGTATTTAGCTTGTATTATTTTGCTTTTTTATTCGTCATGTTTACTTGTTTTACTTTAGTACATCTATTTATTGAATTCCCTTCCAATATTAACCTAATTATAGGTTGTATAGGTTTTGTTTATCTATATATTGCTGTACTTAAATTTTATAAACCAAGAAAATTGTCGGCATTACTAAAAACATCATTAGTTACGATATTGTTTATTGCTCTAGTTATACCTGTTGCATTCATTATAATAGGAACCGCGGCTTTTATGTTTTATTAG
- a CDS encoding lipopolysaccharide biosynthesis protein gives MGIVLNQSIKNTIITYLGFGLGAINTLFLFTRFLSDEYFGLITFILSTANILMPLMAFGVNNTIIKFYSGFKTRHSQNSFLTLILFLPLIIILPFGAIGYLAFESLSNWISNGNVLVKDYVWLIYISAIVFAYFEVYYSWAKVQMKSVFGNFMKEVFHRLGTMVLLFLLYLKLITDDELIIYIVLVYVIRTCIMMIYAFGIRKPVIKFSKVSNVTDILKYTTLIIVAGSVANIILEIDKFMIGYYNILENVAYYGVAIYIAAVIGVPSRSMHQITNPLTAKYLNEKNKEGLKELYKKSSLNLFIISGFIYLLIILNISELYKLIPEQFSQGILVVFLIGLAKLFDNLLGNNNAILFNSDYYRMVLIQGAFLAVISVLLNIWFIPKFGLNGAAYATFISVFIYNVVKISFVYRKFKMLPFSENTINVTILIFLTAVVFYFWDFPFHPIVNIGLKSMLIGVAYGGICYFFNFSEDITKLLNSMLKRK, from the coding sequence ATGGGTATAGTTCTTAATCAATCTATAAAAAACACCATCATCACTTACCTTGGTTTTGGTTTAGGTGCTATAAATACCTTGTTTTTATTCACTAGATTTTTAAGCGATGAGTATTTCGGATTAATTACATTTATACTTTCTACAGCAAATATTTTAATGCCATTAATGGCTTTTGGTGTAAATAATACCATAATAAAATTTTATTCCGGATTTAAAACGAGGCATTCACAGAATAGCTTTTTAACACTCATTTTATTTCTACCGCTTATAATTATTCTTCCGTTTGGGGCTATTGGGTATTTGGCTTTTGAAAGCCTTAGCAATTGGATTTCTAATGGAAATGTTTTGGTTAAAGACTATGTATGGTTAATTTATATATCGGCCATAGTTTTTGCTTATTTCGAAGTGTATTATTCTTGGGCTAAAGTGCAAATGAAATCTGTTTTTGGAAATTTTATGAAAGAAGTTTTCCACAGGCTAGGGACGATGGTGTTACTGTTCTTACTATACTTAAAGCTAATTACAGACGACGAACTTATTATTTACATCGTGTTGGTGTATGTTATACGTACATGTATTATGATGATTTATGCCTTTGGTATAAGGAAACCTGTTATTAAATTCTCTAAAGTTAGCAACGTCACCGATATTTTAAAATACACCACATTAATTATAGTTGCTGGTTCTGTGGCGAATATAATTTTAGAGATTGATAAATTCATGATCGGGTATTATAATATATTAGAAAACGTGGCCTATTACGGGGTTGCCATATATATTGCTGCTGTAATTGGGGTGCCTTCTAGATCGATGCATCAAATAACAAACCCCTTAACGGCTAAATATTTAAATGAAAAAAATAAAGAAGGCCTAAAGGAGTTGTATAAAAAATCGTCCTTAAATTTATTTATAATTAGTGGATTCATTTACCTACTAATTATTTTGAATATTAGTGAACTTTATAAGTTAATTCCAGAACAATTTAGTCAAGGTATTTTAGTTGTATTTTTAATTGGTTTAGCAAAATTATTCGATAATCTATTGGGGAATAATAATGCCATTTTGTTTAATAGCGATTATTACAGAATGGTCTTAATTCAAGGGGCTTTTTTAGCTGTAATTTCGGTATTGCTCAACATTTGGTTTATTCCTAAATTTGGATTAAACGGGGCTGCTTACGCCACATTTATTTCTGTATTTATTTATAATGTTGTGAAAATTTCATTTGTATATAGGAAATTTAAAATGCTACCTTTTTCCGAAAACACCATAAACGTAACCATACTCATTTTTTTAACGGCAGTGGTCTTCTACTTTTGGGATTTTCCTTTTCATCCTATTGTTAATATTGGCTTAAAATCAATGTTAATAGGAGTTGCCTATGGTGGAATCTGTTACTTTTTTAATTTCTCTGAAGATATTACGAAGCTTTTAAATTCTATGTTAAAGCGTAAGTGA
- the uvrA gene encoding excinuclease ABC subunit UvrA, with the protein MSTPISEVNPKKNIIIKGAKLHNLKNIDVIIPRNKLVVITGLSGSGKSSLAFDTLYAEGQRRYVESLSSYARQFLGRLNKPKVDYIKGIAPAIAIEQKVNSTNPRSTVGTTTEIYDYLKLLFARIGRTYSPISGHEVKKDSVTDVVSYLKTFKDGDKLLLLAPIILEEGRELKDKLNALKQQGYARIKVDDTVMRIEEAQEQIKVEQIELVVDRIIFRDEEDFFNRLADAIQTAFFEGKGRCSIQSLADNKVRDFSNTFALDGMTFLEPNVHLFSFNNPYGACPTCEGYGDIVGIDDDLVIPNTGLSVYENAIFPWRGESMSWYRDQLVNNSHKFNFPIHKPFYDLSDAQKQLIWDGNQYFEGLNSFFAELEAKAYKIQNRVMLSRYRGKTKCKTCQGKRLRQEANYVKIGGKTLTDLVELPLDKLADFFKNLELNTNDTKISNRLLQEINNRLTFLSNVGLNYLTINRRSNTLSGGESQRINLATSLGSSLVGSMYILDEPSIGLHPKDTERLIGVLKALRDLGNTVIVVEHDEDIMQAADEIIDIGPEAGTFGGEVVATGTYKDILKSESLTAKYLNGEMEIKVPKTRRTSKYQIEILGAREHNLKNVNVTFPLNMLTVITGVSGSGKSTLVKKILYPAIQKELTGFGDKPGQFSELKGNYSSIKHIEFIDQNPIGRSSRSNPVTYVKAYDDIRNLYANQKLSKIRDYKAKHFSFNVDGGRCETCKGEGEVTIEMQFMADVHLQCETCNGKRFKKEVLEVTFYDNSIDDVLNMTIDDAIAFFDLHGETKIKNKLQPLQDVGLGYVTLGQSSSTLSGGEAQRIKLATFLGKGNTKEKALFIFDEPTTGLHFHDIQKLLKSFTALIAKGHSIIVVEHNLDLIKCADHIIDLGPGGGEYGGEIVAFGTPEDLVNNKNSVTAKYLKDKL; encoded by the coding sequence ATGAGTACTCCTATTTCTGAAGTAAATCCAAAGAAAAACATCATCATAAAAGGCGCAAAACTGCACAACCTTAAAAATATAGATGTAATAATTCCTAGAAATAAACTTGTAGTCATTACCGGACTCTCGGGATCTGGAAAATCAAGTTTAGCATTCGATACTTTATATGCTGAAGGTCAACGCCGTTATGTTGAAAGTTTGTCTAGTTATGCGAGACAATTTTTAGGTCGTTTAAACAAACCTAAAGTAGATTATATAAAAGGCATCGCTCCTGCTATAGCAATCGAACAAAAAGTAAATTCAACCAATCCTAGATCGACAGTAGGTACAACTACAGAAATTTACGATTACCTTAAATTATTATTTGCTAGAATTGGTCGTACCTACTCGCCTATTTCTGGTCATGAAGTAAAAAAGGACAGCGTTACAGATGTCGTTTCCTATTTAAAAACATTTAAAGATGGTGATAAACTACTTCTGCTCGCTCCTATTATATTAGAAGAAGGCAGAGAATTAAAAGATAAATTAAACGCTTTAAAACAACAAGGTTACGCCCGGATTAAAGTAGACGATACGGTTATGCGTATTGAAGAAGCTCAAGAACAAATAAAGGTAGAACAGATTGAGCTTGTTGTAGACCGTATCATATTTCGCGATGAAGAAGATTTTTTTAATCGTTTAGCAGATGCCATTCAAACCGCTTTTTTTGAAGGAAAAGGCCGCTGTTCTATTCAATCTTTAGCCGATAATAAAGTTCGCGATTTTAGTAACACGTTTGCTTTAGACGGCATGACTTTTCTTGAGCCAAATGTACATTTATTCAGCTTTAATAATCCTTATGGCGCCTGCCCAACTTGCGAAGGTTATGGTGATATTGTAGGTATAGATGACGATTTAGTAATTCCAAATACAGGGCTTTCCGTTTATGAAAATGCTATTTTTCCATGGCGAGGGGAAAGTATGAGCTGGTATAGAGATCAATTAGTAAATAATTCGCATAAATTTAATTTCCCTATTCACAAACCTTTTTACGATTTATCAGATGCTCAAAAACAGTTAATTTGGGATGGAAATCAATATTTTGAAGGTTTAAACAGTTTCTTTGCAGAGTTAGAAGCCAAGGCCTATAAAATACAAAACCGAGTTATGCTTTCGCGCTACCGTGGCAAAACGAAATGTAAAACGTGCCAAGGAAAACGCTTGAGACAAGAAGCTAATTATGTGAAAATTGGAGGGAAAACTTTAACCGATTTGGTTGAATTACCTTTAGATAAATTAGCAGATTTTTTCAAGAATCTTGAATTAAATACTAACGACACCAAAATTTCAAATCGATTACTACAAGAAATCAATAACCGATTAACTTTTTTATCGAATGTTGGGCTAAACTATTTAACTATAAACAGACGCTCTAATACGTTGTCTGGTGGTGAAAGTCAGCGTATAAATTTAGCCACATCTTTAGGAAGCAGTTTAGTGGGCTCTATGTATATTTTAGACGAACCAAGTATAGGATTGCATCCAAAAGATACCGAACGCTTAATTGGAGTTTTAAAAGCCTTACGCGATTTAGGAAACACGGTAATTGTTGTAGAACACGATGAAGATATCATGCAAGCCGCCGATGAAATTATAGATATAGGTCCTGAAGCAGGTACTTTTGGAGGTGAAGTTGTGGCAACCGGAACGTATAAAGACATATTGAAATCTGAATCCTTAACAGCTAAATATCTTAATGGTGAGATGGAAATAAAAGTTCCGAAAACTAGACGAACTTCAAAATATCAGATAGAAATTTTAGGGGCTCGAGAACATAATTTAAAAAATGTAAATGTAACCTTTCCTTTAAATATGTTAACCGTAATTACTGGGGTTTCAGGAAGTGGCAAAAGTACTTTAGTTAAAAAGATTTTATATCCAGCTATTCAAAAAGAACTAACAGGATTCGGAGATAAGCCTGGGCAGTTTTCAGAATTAAAAGGTAATTACAGCTCAATTAAACATATTGAATTTATCGATCAGAATCCAATTGGTCGCTCGTCTCGTTCAAATCCGGTGACTTATGTTAAGGCTTACGACGATATTAGAAACCTTTATGCAAATCAAAAATTAAGTAAGATTCGCGATTATAAAGCCAAACACTTTTCGTTTAACGTAGATGGCGGTCGTTGTGAAACTTGTAAAGGTGAAGGCGAAGTTACCATAGAAATGCAATTTATGGCCGACGTGCATTTACAATGCGAAACTTGTAATGGAAAACGTTTTAAAAAGGAAGTTCTAGAAGTGACGTTTTACGACAATTCTATCGACGATGTTTTAAATATGACGATTGATGATGCCATTGCTTTTTTCGATTTACATGGCGAAACTAAAATAAAAAACAAATTACAACCGCTACAAGATGTTGGTTTAGGCTATGTTACTTTAGGCCAGAGTTCGTCTACTTTATCTGGTGGAGAAGCGCAACGTATAAAATTAGCCACCTTTTTAGGAAAAGGAAATACTAAAGAAAAAGCCTTATTTATTTTTGATGAACCTACCACTGGACTTCATTTTCACGATATTCAAAAATTACTAAAATCGTTTACTGCTCTTATAGCAAAGGGACATTCAATTATTGTGGTTGAGCACAATTTAGATTTAATAAAATGCGCCGATCATATTATAGACCTTGGTCCAGGAGGTGGTGAATATGGCGGAGAAATTGTCGCTTTTGGTACCCCTGAAGACCTGGTAAACAATAAAAATAGTGTTACTGCAAAATATCTTAAAGATAAACTGTAA
- a CDS encoding tRNA-(ms[2]io[6]A)-hydroxylase, which yields MLGLKLPTDPRWVNIVEKNVEDILTDHAYCEQKATSTAISLIVSFPEYTELVQEMVALVKEEISHFKMVHDKILENGWVLGRDRKDDYVLKLITFFPKGGSRTTQLVHRLLYAALIEARSCERFRLLSEELEDKDLAEFYRKLMVSEANHYTMFLGFARQYGNREEVDKKWQDLLEFEAEIMKDLSKSETIHG from the coding sequence ATGCTAGGCCTAAAATTACCAACAGACCCAAGATGGGTAAATATTGTAGAAAAAAATGTTGAAGACATTTTAACCGATCATGCCTATTGTGAACAAAAAGCAACAAGCACAGCGATCTCGTTAATAGTAAGTTTTCCAGAATACACAGAATTAGTTCAAGAAATGGTGGCTTTAGTAAAGGAAGAAATTAGTCATTTTAAAATGGTACACGACAAAATTTTAGAAAATGGTTGGGTATTAGGACGCGATAGAAAAGATGATTATGTTTTAAAATTAATTACCTTCTTTCCTAAAGGCGGAAGCCGAACCACACAACTAGTTCACAGATTATTATATGCCGCTTTAATTGAAGCTAGAAGTTGCGAGCGTTTTAGATTATTATCGGAAGAACTAGAAGATAAAGACCTCGCCGAGTTTTACAGAAAATTAATGGTTAGCGAAGCCAATCATTACACGATGTTTTTAGGTTTTGCAAGACAATATGGAAACCGCGAAGAGGTAGACAAAAAATGGCAAGATTTATTAGAATTCGAAGCCGAAATCATGAAAGATTTAAGCAAAAGCGAAACCATTCATGGCTAG
- a CDS encoding endonuclease III domain-containing protein → MTKQEKVEFVINTLNDLYPEIPIPLDHKDPYTLLIAVLMSAQSTDVRVNQITPLLFEKADNPYDMVKLTVDEIRDIIRPVGLSPMKSKGIHGLSQILIDKHNGEVPRTYEALEALPAVGHKTAAVVLSQAFGIPAFPVDTHIQRLMYRWNLSNGKNVVQTEKDAKRLFPEALWNDLHLQIIWYGRQYSPARGWDLDKDIITKTIGRKSEIEKYYKTKKS, encoded by the coding sequence ATGACCAAACAAGAAAAAGTAGAGTTTGTTATAAATACCTTAAATGATTTATATCCAGAAATTCCTATTCCGTTAGATCATAAAGATCCTTACACCTTACTTATCGCAGTACTTATGTCGGCGCAAAGTACAGATGTGCGTGTAAACCAAATAACACCTTTATTATTTGAAAAGGCAGACAATCCTTACGACATGGTTAAACTTACAGTCGATGAAATTAGAGATATTATTAGACCTGTGGGCTTATCTCCTATGAAAAGTAAAGGCATTCATGGCTTATCACAAATTTTAATAGATAAGCATAATGGCGAAGTTCCAAGAACTTATGAAGCTCTTGAAGCTCTTCCTGCTGTTGGACATAAAACCGCTGCAGTTGTACTATCGCAAGCCTTTGGTATACCAGCTTTTCCTGTAGACACTCATATACAACGTTTAATGTATCGCTGGAATTTAAGTAATGGTAAAAATGTGGTACAAACCGAAAAAGATGCCAAACGCTTGTTCCCCGAAGCCTTATGGAACGACTTACATTTACAAATTATTTGGTATGGGCGCCAATATTCACCTGCACGAGGTTGGGATTTAGACAAAGATATTATTACCAAAACGATTGGTAGAAAATCTGAAATTGAAAAGTATTATAAAACAAAAAAGTCCTGA
- a CDS encoding RNA polymerase sigma factor — protein MQNELITDAVLVSNYIRGNEQALETLIIRHKQKIYGFIYSKVYDRDVAEDVFQDTFIKVINTLKTGNYNEEGKFVPWVMRIAHNLVIDYFRKNNRMPKFDNSGEFSIFSVLSDSSLNAEKQIIKDQVESDVRRLIDELPEDQKEVILMRMYNDMSFKEISDKTGVSINTALGRMRYALINMRKIIEKHNIVLVN, from the coding sequence ATGCAAAACGAACTTATCACCGACGCTGTATTAGTTAGCAATTATATTAGAGGAAACGAACAGGCTTTAGAAACCCTTATTATAAGGCATAAGCAGAAGATTTATGGCTTTATTTATTCTAAAGTTTACGATAGAGATGTGGCTGAAGATGTTTTTCAAGACACATTTATTAAAGTTATTAATACCCTAAAAACAGGGAATTATAACGAAGAAGGAAAATTTGTACCATGGGTCATGCGTATCGCTCATAATTTGGTTATCGATTATTTTAGAAAAAACAACCGAATGCCAAAATTTGATAATTCTGGAGAGTTTAGTATTTTTTCAGTTTTAAGTGACTCGTCTTTAAACGCCGAGAAGCAAATAATAAAAGACCAGGTAGAATCTGATGTTAGACGTTTAATAGATGAACTACCCGAAGATCAAAAAGAAGTAATTTTAATGCGTATGTATAACGATATGAGTTTTAAAGAAATATCGGATAAGACGGGGGTTAGTATTAATACAGCGTTAGGGAGAATGCGTTATGCTTTAATAAATATGCGCAAGATTATTGAAAAACATAATATTGTTTTAGTGAATTAA